In the genome of Leucobacter luti, one region contains:
- a CDS encoding C-terminal binding protein, whose translation MQQQMPKVVITDCDHGSVDIERGVAERAGYELVVANCTTEAEVVAAAQGAAAILTQYAPVTEQVLSALPALVAVGRYGVGVDTVDVDAATAHGVAVCNVPDYGTEDVSDHAIAHAVALLRGLPALDTALRRGSADLGVARPLHRFSATTFGVYGLGLIGEATARKARGLGMRVIGTDPRYAAGSSTPDGTEVVSEADLLAEADLLSLHLPLLPQTKHLINDAAFAGMKPGVKIVNTCRGGVMDTAALVRALSSGIVAGAGLDVFEEEPLPLSSALLQFEQVMVTPHAAWYSEESFTELKRRAMENILNVCAGAAVPNTVNAAALAARPAGMGSHV comes from the coding sequence GTGCAGCAGCAAATGCCGAAAGTGGTGATCACTGACTGTGATCACGGCAGTGTGGACATTGAACGTGGCGTCGCTGAGCGGGCCGGCTACGAGCTTGTCGTCGCCAACTGCACGACCGAAGCCGAAGTGGTTGCTGCTGCGCAGGGAGCCGCTGCGATTCTGACGCAGTACGCGCCTGTCACCGAGCAGGTGCTCAGCGCGCTGCCCGCGCTCGTCGCCGTCGGACGCTACGGCGTAGGCGTCGACACCGTGGACGTCGACGCCGCTACGGCACACGGAGTGGCCGTGTGCAACGTGCCAGACTACGGAACCGAAGATGTGAGTGACCACGCGATCGCGCACGCTGTGGCGCTGCTGCGCGGGCTGCCTGCTCTCGACACGGCACTGCGGCGGGGAAGCGCTGACCTGGGCGTTGCGCGGCCGCTGCACCGCTTCAGCGCGACCACGTTCGGAGTGTACGGCTTGGGCCTCATCGGTGAGGCGACGGCCCGCAAAGCGCGAGGCCTCGGCATGCGCGTGATCGGAACGGATCCGCGCTACGCAGCAGGATCCAGCACCCCCGACGGGACTGAAGTGGTGAGCGAAGCTGACCTGCTTGCGGAGGCAGACCTGCTCTCGCTGCATTTGCCCCTGCTGCCGCAGACGAAGCACCTGATCAACGATGCGGCCTTCGCCGGGATGAAGCCCGGCGTCAAAATCGTCAACACGTGCCGTGGCGGAGTCATGGATACCGCAGCGCTCGTGCGTGCGCTGTCCAGCGGAATCGTCGCGGGCGCGGGGCTCGACGTGTTTGAAGAAGAGCCGTTGCCGCTCTCGAGTGCGCTGCTGCAGTTCGAGCAGGTCATGGTGACGCCACACGCTGCGTGGTACAGCGAAGAATCGTTCACGGAACTCAAGCGTCGCGCTATGGAGAACATCCTCAATGTGTGCGCGGGAGCGGCTGTGCCGAACACCGTGAATGCGGCGGCGCTTGCGGCTCGGCCGGCAGGGATGGGCAGCCATGTTTGA
- a CDS encoding bifunctional 4-hydroxy-2-oxoglutarate aldolase/2-dehydro-3-deoxy-phosphogluconate aldolase encodes MTASTAHLVRSRVPAALQASPVIAVLRASHADAYAPVVEALLSGGVRHVEVTLSTPGTLAAVPALTRRFGADAAVGVGTITTVAEARAAAQGSAFLVTPTTQPEVIAAGLEAGLPVFPGGFTPTELHAGWAAGATAVKVFPASHLGPGYVADLRGPFPDIQVVPSGGVTIDGALDWLRAGACAVSLGGPLLQDVFRGGSLDALTARARELVTRIADAGLSERGSA; translated from the coding sequence ATGACCGCATCGACCGCTCACCTCGTGCGCTCTCGTGTGCCAGCCGCGCTGCAGGCTTCCCCCGTCATCGCGGTCCTGCGCGCCAGCCACGCTGATGCCTATGCTCCGGTCGTTGAGGCACTGCTCTCTGGTGGGGTCCGGCACGTCGAGGTGACGCTCAGTACTCCGGGAACGCTCGCAGCGGTTCCCGCACTGACGCGTCGCTTCGGGGCCGATGCCGCTGTGGGAGTCGGCACGATCACGACGGTCGCTGAGGCTCGCGCTGCGGCGCAAGGGAGCGCCTTTCTCGTGACGCCGACGACGCAACCGGAGGTGATCGCCGCTGGGCTCGAAGCGGGTCTTCCGGTGTTCCCCGGCGGCTTCACTCCCACGGAGCTGCATGCGGGATGGGCCGCAGGGGCGACCGCGGTCAAAGTGTTCCCAGCGTCACACCTCGGGCCGGGTTACGTGGCGGATCTGCGCGGTCCGTTCCCGGATATCCAAGTGGTGCCGTCAGGCGGTGTGACGATTGATGGGGCGCTCGACTGGCTCCGCGCCGGTGCTTGCGCGGTGAGCCTCGGGGGACCGTTGCTGCAGGATGTGTTCCGGGGCGGCAGCCTTGACGCCCTCACCGCTCGTGCGCGAGAACTGGTCACCAGGATCGCTGACGCGGGGCTTTCGGAGCGGGGAAGCGCATGA
- a CDS encoding ABC transporter ATP-binding protein codes for MSSTHAAAPTAPARGETKRGEVIVDQVSCDFSGTRVLHETDLTVEAGEFFTLLGPSGSGKTTLLRIIAGLIDFTSGRIAIDGADVTKLPTQQRDIGFVFQNYALFPHLTVAQNIAFGLKIRKVRGQQLIKRVDEILELTELGALKDRHPAQLSGGQQQRVALGRALAQRPRVLLLDEPLGALDRRLRQDLGSEIRRIQQESETTAIYVTHDQEEAYILSDRMGVMEAGYIRQVGAPREVYSAPNSGFVANFLGETNSFAGEVRGREQGGTVVRVGEFAVMAAAQPGLAPGAGCIVSARPEQIRLSATLSDVPAGYDPVARVTVTEARFFGQSIRVRLADANGSYLVDLDSADPIPEAGSPAVMSIRSHSAVLLPPTQ; via the coding sequence ATGTCTTCCACACACGCGGCCGCGCCCACTGCACCAGCGCGCGGAGAGACGAAACGCGGAGAGGTCATCGTTGACCAGGTCAGCTGCGATTTCAGTGGCACGCGAGTGCTCCACGAGACGGACCTCACGGTCGAAGCCGGTGAGTTCTTCACACTGCTCGGCCCGTCAGGATCGGGGAAAACCACGCTCCTGCGCATCATCGCCGGTCTGATTGATTTTACTTCAGGGCGGATCGCCATTGATGGCGCCGACGTCACGAAGCTGCCCACCCAGCAGCGTGACATTGGGTTCGTATTTCAGAACTATGCGCTCTTCCCTCACCTCACCGTTGCCCAGAACATTGCGTTCGGGCTCAAGATCCGGAAGGTGCGCGGCCAGCAACTGATCAAGCGTGTCGACGAGATCCTGGAGCTCACGGAACTCGGCGCTCTGAAGGATCGCCATCCCGCGCAACTCTCAGGCGGTCAGCAGCAGCGCGTTGCCCTCGGCCGCGCACTGGCGCAGCGCCCGCGCGTACTGCTCCTCGATGAGCCGCTTGGCGCCCTGGATCGCCGCCTGCGCCAAGACCTGGGCTCAGAGATTCGGCGGATCCAGCAGGAATCGGAAACCACTGCGATCTACGTCACACATGACCAAGAAGAGGCGTACATCCTCTCCGACCGCATGGGGGTTATGGAGGCGGGGTACATTCGCCAGGTGGGCGCCCCACGCGAGGTGTATAGCGCACCCAACAGCGGTTTCGTCGCGAACTTCCTCGGTGAGACCAACAGCTTCGCCGGCGAAGTACGCGGGCGTGAACAGGGCGGTACGGTCGTTCGCGTCGGGGAGTTTGCTGTCATGGCAGCGGCGCAGCCCGGGCTCGCTCCCGGCGCAGGCTGCATCGTCAGCGCCCGTCCGGAACAGATCCGGCTCAGCGCCACTCTCAGCGATGTGCCAGCGGGGTACGACCCCGTTGCACGCGTCACGGTCACCGAAGCGCGATTCTTCGGCCAGAGCATCCGCGTGCGGCTCGCCGACGCGAACGGGAGCTACCTGGTCGATCTCGATTCCGCGGACCCGATTCCCGAGGCCGGATCACCCGCTGTGATGAGCATCCGCTCCCACAGCGCCGTCCTCCTCCCCCCAACCCAGTAA
- a CDS encoding iron ABC transporter permease, whose protein sequence is MTLSTTGIPTVRPPRRRLFELSRLPKFALALGAAGFFVIFFFWPLLDVVLRSISVDGVMDWAQPQITFDHYLTILQDEYLHLVEWRTIVLAVNSTLLALLLGFPAAYFISRLPAKAAGIILLLVLIPFQVSIVVRLFAVTSILSPNGLLSEASQALGGERFSLLYTQGGTLVGTVMYLLPYMVLILYSGMTSVDHNVILAARTMGASGIQIFFKVFLPLVRTSILSAALLCFILALSFFIVPAILGGPREQTVAVYIQQQIDLFQWGVASALGVVLLLATLVLYVAVIRIGGGFQAPGLGAQAKGVSAEQRFAWTPGTVFTGIVTLVSLAVLLIPVLIVFPLSVGETQTVVFPPRGFTLEWYGQVLTTTTWLDPTVRSLLVATLTGIVSTALALYLARVVQTAKSERTKLLISGLAFAPIITPAILLAIGIYAVELRLNLAGTIPGLVFAHTVVAFPLAFAMLNTSLASRGLDLETAAWTMGASRTSAFWKVTVRGMVPTLLAAFGLAFVTSWDEVVLALFLQTGPVKTLPVTIYQYLESGIVPAVPAVAALLTLVVVAVIIIQRITQSRRSAAAARAHQK, encoded by the coding sequence ATGACCCTGAGCACCACCGGGATCCCGACCGTGCGTCCACCGAGGCGCAGGTTGTTCGAGCTCTCCCGCCTTCCCAAGTTCGCGCTCGCGCTCGGCGCGGCCGGCTTTTTCGTGATTTTCTTCTTCTGGCCCCTGCTGGATGTCGTCCTCCGCAGTATCAGCGTGGACGGCGTGATGGACTGGGCCCAGCCGCAGATCACCTTCGACCACTACCTCACGATCCTGCAAGATGAGTATCTGCATCTGGTCGAGTGGCGCACGATCGTCCTCGCGGTCAATTCAACGCTCCTGGCGCTGCTCCTCGGGTTCCCGGCCGCGTACTTCATCTCCCGCCTGCCCGCCAAAGCCGCCGGCATCATCCTCCTGCTCGTACTGATTCCGTTCCAGGTCTCGATTGTGGTGCGACTCTTCGCAGTCACCTCCATCCTGAGCCCCAACGGCCTCCTGAGCGAGGCAAGCCAAGCGCTCGGCGGGGAACGATTCTCGCTGCTGTACACGCAAGGTGGCACCCTCGTCGGCACTGTGATGTACCTCCTGCCCTACATGGTGCTCATTCTCTACTCAGGCATGACCAGCGTCGACCACAATGTGATCCTCGCTGCCCGCACCATGGGCGCCTCAGGGATCCAGATCTTCTTCAAGGTCTTCCTGCCGCTCGTGCGCACGTCGATCTTGAGCGCCGCTTTGCTCTGCTTCATCCTGGCGCTGAGCTTCTTCATCGTCCCGGCGATCCTTGGCGGGCCACGCGAGCAAACTGTTGCCGTCTATATTCAGCAGCAGATCGACCTCTTCCAGTGGGGCGTCGCGTCCGCACTCGGCGTGGTCCTCCTGCTCGCCACTCTCGTGCTCTATGTGGCCGTGATCCGCATAGGCGGCGGATTCCAGGCACCCGGTCTGGGCGCACAGGCGAAGGGCGTGAGCGCCGAGCAGCGCTTCGCGTGGACGCCAGGGACGGTCTTCACTGGAATCGTCACCCTGGTATCGCTCGCGGTATTGCTCATTCCCGTGCTGATCGTGTTTCCGCTCTCGGTCGGGGAGACACAGACGGTCGTGTTCCCTCCGCGTGGCTTCACGCTTGAGTGGTACGGCCAAGTGCTCACCACCACCACCTGGCTGGACCCCACAGTTCGCAGCTTGCTTGTCGCAACGCTGACTGGCATCGTCTCGACCGCGCTCGCGCTGTATCTCGCGCGCGTGGTGCAAACAGCGAAGTCGGAGCGCACGAAGCTGCTCATCTCGGGCCTCGCCTTCGCCCCGATCATCACCCCGGCAATCCTGCTGGCGATCGGCATCTACGCCGTGGAGCTCCGCCTCAATCTGGCTGGCACCATCCCCGGTCTCGTCTTCGCCCACACGGTGGTGGCGTTTCCCCTCGCCTTCGCGATGCTCAATACCTCGCTTGCCTCCCGCGGCCTCGACCTCGAAACAGCTGCGTGGACGATGGGCGCCTCGCGTACTTCAGCCTTCTGGAAAGTCACCGTACGCGGCATGGTGCCCACACTCCTCGCCGCCTTCGGTCTCGCCTTCGTCACGTCGTGGGACGAAGTCGTGCTGGCGCTCTTCCTCCAGACCGGGCCGGTGAAGACGCTGCCGGTCACCATCTATCAGTACCTCGAGAGCGGCATCGTTCCCGCCGTACCCGCGGTCGCCGCCCTGCTCACGCTGGTCGTCGTCGCCGTCATTATTATCCAGCGCATTACGCAGTCGCGGCGGTCAGCGGCAGCCGCACGTGCACACCAGAAATGA
- a CDS encoding sugar kinase produces the protein MSGTRAPYVLTFGESMGLLRQHTPGRLVTQRSLDFGFGGAESNVAIALSRLGIDSVWCGRLGTDGVGELIERELRAERVHPQITWDAQAATGLMLKERPTAGTSKVVYYRTHSAGSRLTPADVPDELIANAALVHVTGITPALSPSADATVESVMVRARAAQVPVSIDLNYRSALWERAAAAARLIELVAHADLVFAGDDEAAILLGQRSVTELAAGLRELGPSDAIIKLGERGCYADTVSGSRELAAVPVTAVDTVGAGDAFVAGYLAEWVQGASLAQRLETAVMAGACACLTAGDWEGLPRREDFALLHASEPVQR, from the coding sequence ATGAGCGGCACGCGCGCGCCGTACGTGCTGACCTTCGGTGAGTCGATGGGATTGCTCAGACAGCACACCCCGGGACGCCTCGTGACGCAACGGTCGCTCGACTTCGGGTTTGGCGGCGCGGAGTCCAACGTTGCGATAGCACTGAGCCGGCTCGGTATCGACTCAGTGTGGTGTGGGCGGTTAGGGACGGACGGCGTCGGCGAACTCATCGAGCGAGAACTGCGCGCCGAACGCGTTCACCCGCAGATTACGTGGGATGCGCAAGCCGCTACCGGGCTCATGCTCAAGGAACGTCCGACTGCCGGCACCTCAAAGGTCGTCTACTACCGCACGCACAGTGCTGGATCGCGGCTGACACCGGCGGATGTGCCAGATGAGCTGATTGCGAATGCGGCACTCGTGCACGTGACCGGCATCACTCCGGCGCTCTCACCGAGTGCCGACGCGACCGTGGAATCCGTGATGGTTCGTGCTCGCGCAGCACAGGTCCCGGTCTCCATCGATCTCAACTACCGGTCCGCGCTGTGGGAGCGCGCCGCAGCGGCTGCGCGTCTCATCGAGCTGGTCGCTCATGCCGATCTGGTGTTCGCAGGGGACGACGAAGCGGCCATACTGCTGGGCCAGCGAAGCGTCACGGAGCTCGCTGCCGGACTGCGTGAGCTGGGGCCGAGCGACGCGATCATCAAGCTCGGGGAGCGCGGTTGCTACGCGGACACGGTGAGCGGATCACGGGAACTCGCCGCTGTTCCCGTGACTGCGGTTGACACCGTCGGCGCTGGCGACGCGTTTGTTGCCGGCTACCTCGCCGAGTGGGTGCAGGGCGCTTCGCTCGCGCAGCGCTTGGAGACTGCAGTGATGGCGGGCGCCTGTGCCTGCCTCACTGCCGGGGACTGGGAGGGCCTGCCGCGGCGCGAGGATTTCGCCCTGCTTCACGCGAGCGAACCGGTGCAGCGCTAG
- a CDS encoding SDR family oxidoreductase, translated as MFDHVLAGQTAVVTGASRGIGEAVAIGLLRSGADVTTLQRGPGSERLERTAAELGRALTHVPVDFADSASISEAMSAVGPVDILVNNAGTQIRHDAVDFPLADFERVLAINTSAVFQLSQGFGAQMVERGHGKIVALASLLSFQGGLRVPAYAASKGAVAQLVKALSNEWASHGVNVNAVAPGYVETDMNEALLADPERFRQLSERIPAGRWAAPEDIANAVVYLCTPYASYIHGTVLPVDGGWLGR; from the coding sequence ATGTTTGACCACGTACTCGCCGGGCAGACTGCAGTGGTCACCGGAGCATCCCGTGGCATCGGTGAGGCGGTGGCCATCGGGTTGCTGCGCAGCGGCGCCGACGTTACGACACTGCAGCGGGGGCCGGGCTCCGAGCGGTTGGAACGCACCGCAGCGGAACTGGGCCGCGCATTGACGCACGTTCCGGTTGACTTTGCCGATTCCGCCTCAATTTCGGAAGCGATGAGCGCCGTGGGCCCCGTTGACATCCTTGTGAACAATGCCGGAACACAGATCCGACACGATGCGGTTGACTTCCCGCTGGCTGATTTTGAGCGAGTGCTGGCCATCAACACGAGTGCCGTATTCCAGTTGAGCCAGGGCTTTGGGGCCCAGATGGTGGAGCGCGGGCACGGCAAGATCGTCGCGCTCGCTTCGCTGCTCTCATTTCAGGGTGGACTGCGGGTGCCAGCCTACGCCGCGTCAAAGGGAGCGGTCGCCCAGCTCGTGAAGGCGCTGAGCAACGAGTGGGCCTCGCACGGGGTCAATGTGAACGCTGTGGCGCCCGGCTACGTCGAGACCGATATGAACGAGGCACTGCTCGCCGATCCTGAGCGCTTCAGACAGCTGAGCGAACGGATCCCAGCGGGACGCTGGGCTGCCCCAGAGGACATCGCCAACGCGGTCGTCTATCTGTGCACGCCGTACGCCTCGTACATCCACGGCACCGTGCTGCCGGTTGACGGCGGGTGGCTGGGCCGATGA
- a CDS encoding 2-hydroxyacid dehydrogenase, whose protein sequence is MRIVCIDGERQYADIVKRDVIEPLRAAGHQLDWFEERFEDVDATIARAQGYDAVYIIADQGPLPERFLSSVPSLKLVSFVGTGAHRFVNVAEAESLGITVTNVPDFASRSVAEHAIALMFSVARRVPEGDRIVRAGEWAKHQGLKLRGRTLGVVGTGAIGREVIQMGAALGMDVVFWNRTERPEAEAELPGRRVALDELFRVSDVVSLHVTHTPETEGLVSAELLGSLKPSAILVNTARDEILDRTALFALLREDRIFGAALDVFETEPPEISELPLDHPNLVLTPHIGFHTDEADEVFAIAGRNIIAFADGTPRNVVHSITQ, encoded by the coding sequence GTGAGAATTGTTTGCATCGATGGCGAGCGGCAGTACGCTGACATCGTCAAGCGAGACGTGATCGAACCGCTTCGCGCAGCAGGCCACCAGCTGGACTGGTTCGAAGAGCGCTTCGAAGACGTCGACGCCACTATTGCCCGCGCGCAGGGCTACGACGCGGTGTACATCATCGCAGATCAGGGTCCGCTCCCCGAGCGGTTCCTCTCGTCTGTGCCCAGCCTCAAGCTCGTCAGCTTCGTCGGCACCGGAGCGCATCGCTTTGTGAACGTCGCCGAGGCAGAGAGCCTGGGGATCACCGTCACCAACGTCCCGGACTTCGCGAGTCGCAGCGTGGCTGAGCACGCCATCGCGCTGATGTTTAGCGTGGCACGGCGCGTGCCGGAGGGCGACCGTATCGTCCGCGCGGGCGAGTGGGCGAAGCACCAGGGCCTCAAACTGCGTGGCCGCACGCTCGGTGTTGTCGGGACCGGCGCAATCGGGCGCGAAGTGATCCAGATGGGTGCTGCGCTCGGCATGGACGTCGTGTTCTGGAACCGAACCGAGCGCCCGGAAGCGGAGGCCGAGCTGCCCGGTCGCCGCGTCGCACTCGACGAACTGTTCCGGGTCAGTGATGTGGTGTCGCTGCACGTGACGCACACCCCGGAAACCGAGGGGCTCGTGTCCGCTGAACTGCTCGGCTCGCTGAAGCCATCGGCGATCCTCGTGAACACCGCCCGTGACGAGATCCTGGATCGTACAGCGCTCTTCGCGCTGCTGCGCGAGGACCGGATCTTCGGCGCCGCCCTCGATGTGTTTGAGACCGAGCCACCCGAGATCAGCGAGCTGCCCCTCGATCACCCGAATCTGGTGCTCACGCCGCACATCGGCTTCCACACCGATGAGGCTGACGAAGTGTTCGCCATCGCGGGCCGCAACATCATCGCTTTCGCCGACGGCACTCCCCGCAACGTCGTGCACAGCATCACCCAGTAG
- a CDS encoding extracellular solute-binding protein, with product MNSRLTRAVSFGALTLASALVLTSCSAADSGTSASKEDGAAALSGEVLFYDTSGGDVWEGLNKTLFADFTQDTGVKVIDDYNEASTKFFAAAQNGAVDWSLVFLPSLSDAQQAADAGYLAEIDTSVVPVDQLVEGTYSKTGIEVGTFGMVLAWNSETYPEGSAQPQTWEDLYDTKKFPGQRCFFNNPQYGWTLESALLADGVAADDLYPLDTERAFKKLDTVKDSVTWWSSGAQSIESFENGSCDLGIVWANRAFTASQNGFPLSVSWDQAGYANSVWAIPADAPNPEAAQALLKSVIENTEGQVAFASRVPTPIPAASTGVSVGDFPKDIQPFLPVGDNISTAITLDADYYKEHNADLTDQFNRWVAK from the coding sequence ATGAATTCACGCTTGACCCGCGCCGTCTCGTTCGGCGCACTGACCCTCGCAAGCGCGCTGGTGCTGACGTCGTGCAGTGCAGCAGACTCTGGCACCAGCGCCTCGAAAGAGGACGGCGCAGCCGCACTCTCCGGCGAGGTGCTCTTCTACGACACGAGTGGCGGTGACGTGTGGGAGGGGCTCAACAAGACGCTCTTTGCTGATTTCACGCAGGACACCGGCGTGAAGGTCATCGACGATTACAACGAGGCATCAACGAAGTTCTTCGCGGCCGCACAGAACGGCGCGGTCGACTGGAGCCTCGTGTTCCTGCCCTCGCTGAGCGATGCACAGCAGGCGGCCGATGCCGGCTACCTCGCAGAAATCGACACGAGCGTGGTTCCGGTGGATCAACTCGTCGAAGGCACCTATTCAAAGACCGGAATCGAAGTCGGCACCTTCGGCATGGTGCTGGCGTGGAACTCAGAGACCTACCCCGAAGGCAGTGCGCAGCCTCAGACCTGGGAAGATCTGTACGACACGAAGAAGTTCCCCGGCCAGCGGTGTTTCTTCAACAACCCTCAGTACGGCTGGACGCTCGAGTCCGCCCTGCTCGCCGACGGCGTTGCGGCAGACGATCTGTACCCGCTCGACACGGAGCGCGCGTTCAAGAAGCTCGACACGGTCAAGGACAGCGTCACCTGGTGGTCCAGCGGCGCGCAGTCGATCGAGAGCTTTGAAAACGGATCGTGTGACCTCGGGATTGTGTGGGCGAACCGCGCGTTCACCGCGAGCCAGAACGGCTTCCCCCTCTCCGTGAGCTGGGATCAGGCCGGTTACGCCAACAGTGTGTGGGCGATCCCCGCTGATGCGCCCAACCCTGAGGCTGCACAGGCGCTGCTGAAAAGCGTGATCGAGAACACCGAGGGCCAGGTTGCGTTCGCCTCCCGCGTGCCCACGCCTATTCCTGCCGCGAGCACCGGGGTCAGCGTCGGCGACTTCCCGAAAGACATCCAGCCCTTCCTCCCCGTTGGAGACAACATCTCCACCGCAATCACGCTCGACGCTGACTACTACAAAGAACACAACGCGGACCTGACGGACCAGTTCAACCGCTGGGTCGCGAAGTAA
- the kduI gene encoding 5-dehydro-4-deoxy-D-glucuronate isomerase: MDVRHATHPDEIAKMTDEELRARFVISDLFEAGRLTVVYSHEDRMVLGGVQPVPGTTLTLENYPELRAEFFCQRRELAVTALSGSGTVTVDGTEYELAYMGALYIGRGAREITFAAATANTRFFLSSAVSETAHPTTLVPAADALTTQTGEQEHANRRTVRKHIHEDGVSSSQLVLGITAPETGNVWNSMPPHTHDRRTEVYVYFDLAENERVFHFMGLPGHTRHLVLKDGDVVISPAWSMHFGVGTTNYSFLWVMAGENQSFADMDQIAVPQI; the protein is encoded by the coding sequence ATGGACGTCCGTCACGCCACCCACCCGGATGAAATCGCGAAGATGACCGACGAGGAGCTGCGCGCCCGCTTTGTCATCAGCGATCTCTTCGAGGCTGGCCGCCTCACTGTCGTCTACAGCCACGAGGATCGCATGGTGCTCGGTGGCGTGCAGCCGGTGCCGGGAACCACGCTCACGCTCGAGAACTACCCCGAGCTGCGCGCCGAGTTCTTCTGCCAGCGACGCGAGCTCGCGGTCACCGCGCTCAGCGGCAGCGGCACGGTCACGGTCGACGGAACCGAGTACGAACTCGCATACATGGGGGCGCTCTACATTGGGCGCGGTGCTCGCGAGATCACCTTCGCAGCGGCGACGGCTAACACGCGGTTCTTCCTGTCGTCAGCGGTCTCCGAGACGGCGCACCCGACAACGCTCGTACCGGCAGCTGACGCGCTGACCACGCAGACGGGCGAGCAGGAGCACGCGAACCGGCGCACTGTGCGCAAGCACATCCACGAGGACGGAGTCTCGAGCAGCCAGCTGGTGCTCGGGATCACGGCTCCCGAGACCGGCAACGTGTGGAACAGCATGCCGCCGCACACGCACGACCGGCGCACTGAAGTCTACGTGTACTTCGATCTCGCCGAGAATGAGCGGGTGTTCCACTTCATGGGGCTGCCCGGCCACACCCGCCACCTCGTACTCAAGGACGGCGACGTGGTGATCTCCCCGGCCTGGTCGATGCACTTCGGCGTTGGCACCACGAACTACTCGTTCCTGTGGGTCATGGCTGGCGAGAACCAGTCGTTCGCCGACATGGACCAGATCGCGGTGCCGCAGATCTAA
- a CDS encoding IclR family transcriptional regulator, translating into MSERVISTGGLTSAERVTGTQSLEKAVDILEYIAAAPRPGVTLAECTGILGFSKATTQRMLLTLTRRNLLHFDEELGVYSLGMLTAKLGSEYLSRLDYRRAALPVLRDLVAESGETAHLGVLSGKDVVYIELVDSPQPIRMFSKVGDSRPAYATAIGKAILAQLPGDVRRTHLPESLSGSTARTITSFEQLYLDLAQTRDRGYAIDDGENREGIRGFAAPIFDFTGNVCAALSVGGPTARLDAEDAKRNFGDLVARAGRRVSSVLGAPEELLG; encoded by the coding sequence ATGAGCGAGCGCGTGATTTCGACTGGCGGACTGACGTCGGCGGAGCGAGTGACCGGAACACAGAGCCTGGAAAAGGCGGTGGACATCCTCGAGTACATTGCGGCGGCGCCCCGGCCGGGGGTGACGCTGGCTGAGTGCACCGGAATCCTGGGATTCAGTAAAGCAACGACGCAGCGCATGCTCCTGACGCTCACCAGGAGGAATCTGCTGCACTTCGATGAGGAGCTCGGGGTGTACTCGCTGGGCATGCTGACTGCGAAGCTGGGGTCGGAGTACCTGAGCCGTCTCGACTATCGCCGCGCCGCACTCCCGGTGTTGCGAGATCTGGTTGCAGAGTCAGGGGAGACCGCTCATCTCGGGGTGCTCTCCGGCAAGGACGTGGTCTACATCGAGCTGGTGGATAGCCCGCAGCCGATTCGGATGTTCAGCAAAGTGGGCGATTCGCGGCCGGCATATGCCACAGCGATTGGCAAGGCGATTCTCGCGCAGCTGCCCGGTGATGTTCGGCGGACGCATCTTCCCGAGTCGCTCTCGGGAAGCACTGCGCGCACCATCACTTCATTTGAGCAGCTCTATCTCGACCTGGCGCAGACGCGCGACCGGGGCTATGCGATCGATGACGGCGAGAACCGCGAGGGGATCCGTGGCTTTGCCGCCCCAATCTTTGATTTCACGGGAAATGTCTGTGCTGCACTGAGCGTTGGCGGGCCGACGGCGCGCTTGGATGCCGAGGATGCGAAGCGGAACTTCGGGGATCTCGTGGCCCGGGCTGGGCGCAGAGTATCGAGTGTGCTCGGAGCCCCTGAAGAGCTGCTGGGATAA
- a CDS encoding cupin domain-containing protein, producing MTTFPFDPVSLQDLAGATLGPSASPARLISGAPRAQELVLHEDPTTEIGIWEITAGSFHSSKLGVSEFMYFLSGAGTITRESGEVVPITAGSFVSLPDGSHVIWDVTEPTRKLYVITQTAA from the coding sequence ATGACCACGTTCCCGTTCGACCCAGTCAGCCTGCAGGATCTCGCTGGAGCGACACTCGGGCCAAGCGCCTCACCGGCACGACTCATCTCGGGCGCCCCGCGCGCACAAGAACTCGTGCTGCACGAGGACCCCACGACTGAAATCGGCATTTGGGAGATCACGGCTGGCAGTTTCCACTCGTCGAAGCTCGGAGTCTCCGAGTTCATGTACTTCCTGAGCGGGGCGGGCACCATTACTCGGGAGTCAGGCGAGGTCGTCCCGATCACCGCCGGCAGCTTCGTGTCACTCCCCGACGGTTCGCACGTGATCTGGGACGTCACCGAGCCCACTCGCAAGCTCTACGTGATCACCCAGACCGCAGCGTAG